DNA from Flavobacteriales bacterium:
AAGCTTCCATTGCCCTAATTCCATTTTAGACATAAAAATATCGTAACCACCTATAGAGTTATGTCCTTGAGAACTGAAATACATTGTTTCCCCATCTGGATGTATATATACAGACTTCTCATCGTACTTGGTATTTACGTTTACAACATTTGCACCTTTTCCCCAAGGAATGGTTCTACTCGCAGTATATGACTCTGTTTCTTTAAGCATTACACCACTAAAGTAGATATCGTTACCGCCTTTAGATCCCGGCTGCGTGTAATACACTTTAATGTCGTTAGGCTCATAACAGGCGTTATATTGATCTTTTTCATTATTAACGTTCTTCGCCATTTTCACTTTACTAGCTGTCCATTTAACTCCTTCCAGTTCACTTTCATAAACATCGTAGTTACCATTCACAATTTTATGCACCAACATTCTTTGGCCATCATATGCTAATCCACCAATACCTTCACTTTCTTCCGTATTTAATGGTGCTCCGATATTTTTGGCTTTACTCCATTTATGACTAGTCAGCTCAGTAGTATAGATATCCATGTCATATTGAGCGATATCATTAGGCTGATGACCATTTTTCCTATTTGAGTTAAAAAGCATTGTTTCCCCATCCACAGAAATACAAGGACCTTCTTCATCCCATTCCGTATTGATGCTTGGCACATTATCTACCCAAACACGCTCAGGATGTTTTACAGCTTCCATTGCGTATTTACATTGCTTTACATACTTAGAAGTCAGTTTTTTCAACTGCTCTACAAATTTAGATTTACCAGTCGCTTTGAATATTTTGAATTCATCTAAAGCTTTATCATAATCTCCTTCTAAAGCCAATGCTTGACCTAAATAAAAATGATAATCAGGATCCATATTAGTATTTAACTCCCCTGCTCTTTTTAGATATTTTACTGCCTTAATTTTATCCGTGGTATATAAATATGCATTACCAATTTTAAGGTTAAGCATGTCGTTATCCGGATTAAATTTTTGAGCAATCTCATAGCTTGCTAATGCTCTTCTAAATTTATCCCCTGGATTTTTAACTAGAGCCACTGCTTCATTTCCTAATTCCAAGAATTCGTCTCCTAGCTTTATTGCATCGGTAGCTGTTTTTAGTCCTTCTTTATTGTCTTTAAAGTTCGCAGCTTTAAATTCAACATTTTGTCCTATAGCATTTGTAAACGCTACAACAAATAATAAAATTGATATATACTTCATTCTATTGGCAATCATTCATCAAATAATATTTACCTCTCGATAACCCCATGTCTTTTGCTTTCTGCCAGTCGGCGCATGCCCCAGCAGGATCTCTTAGCATCTCCTTTGCAATTCCTCTATTTAGATATGACTTCGCGTTAGACGCATCCATTTTAATCGACTTATCCAAATCGGCTACGGCTTCCTTGAATTTTTCTTCAATGATTAAGATAGCAGCTCTGTTGTTATAAGATAAAGCGTAGTTTGGATTCAATTCAATTGCTTTACTAAAGTTATTTCGAGCTTCATTGTAATTCCCTTTATCAAACAGAATACTACCTCGGTTATTCCAGGCCATGTAAAACTTGCTATCAACCGCAATTGCTTTATCGTACGCAATTAAGGCACCATCCAAATCCTTTAACTTCTTCTTAGTACTTCCGATGTTGTTATGGATGAATGCTAATTCCCCGTTTATACTTACCGCTTTATTATAATCAACTAAAGCTGCGCTGTACTTCATTAATTGGCGTTTACAACTCCCCATAT
Protein-coding regions in this window:
- a CDS encoding PD40 domain-containing protein, whose product is MKYISILLFVVAFTNAIGQNVEFKAANFKDNKEGLKTATDAIKLGDEFLELGNEAVALVKNPGDKFRRALASYEIAQKFNPDNDMLNLKIGNAYLYTTDKIKAVKYLKRAGELNTNMDPDYHFYLGQALALEGDYDKALDEFKIFKATGKSKFVEQLKKLTSKYVKQCKYAMEAVKHPERVWVDNVPSINTEWDEEGPCISVDGETMLFNSNRKNGHQPNDIAQYDMDIYTTELTSHKWSKAKNIGAPLNTEESEGIGGLAYDGQRMLVHKIVNGNYDVYESELEGVKWTASKVKMAKNVNNEKDQYNACYEPNDIKVYYTQPGSKGGNDIYFSGVMLKETESYTASRTIPWGKGANVVNVNTKYDEKSVYIHPDGETMYFSSQGHNSIGGYDIFMSKMELGQWKL